The following are from one region of the Coffea eugenioides isolate CCC68of chromosome 2, Ceug_1.0, whole genome shotgun sequence genome:
- the LOC113762749 gene encoding pentatricopeptide repeat-containing protein At1g10270, with amino-acid sequence MYRTLLRHFRRSTSTSTAGTAHILSLKSQHLPQNPNQLIALRSYAFTSAEEAAAERRRRKRRMRIEPPMWALRRDPPSHSQQGSAPKGPPMPDSTSALTGPRLNLHNRVQSLIRAGDLDSASAIARHAVFSNVRPTVFTCNAIIAAMNRAGRYTDSKNLFQYFFKQSSIIPNIVSYNNLVLSHFGNGDVEEATNVYHLIYQEAPFLPSSFTYRHLTKGLIDAGRIDEAVSFLRDMLAKGQGADSLVYNNVIYGFLELGNLDRANEFFEELQERCLVYDGVVSATFMDWFFKQGREKEAMEAYKYLMNKQFRMIPATCNVLLEVLVRHGKEKEAWDLFNNMLDNHTPPTFQAVNSDTFNIMVNECFRLGKVSEAMEVFKKVGKAEKSRPFAMDVAGFNNMIVRLCEVEKLEEAEGYFVQLQSKSLSPDVTTFRTFIDAYIKAGKVGETLEKYRMMVVAGLRVIPAYANKWFSFLIEKGKVEECVPILMKMCEREPKPDVTTFEIVIRGLCGVGELEACSYVVTQMITFGVGVTPALKEFLLHVFEKEGRLEVIERIVNARFPFYPPPQVPASQMPGQVPAWRVPLATPQSGMTSFSLSPQIPTQVPPAGPQSPWQSSVSPQLPSQAAAGATQMSWQASASSEMPGQSPAGASQMPVQASFTAQAPRAAQGPWRASVSSHNPGQTSPAASQMPWQASSAAQTQAPRTSEMPWQASVYSRMPEHASFPSHSPGNAPGASQMQWQQPPGASQMQWHTSSPQAPGASHVPWQTSSSPQAQGASPMTWQASSSPQAPASSQMSRQTASSAQATGAAQMPWQTSSSPQMPEQAAAPSQMPEQVVTHQMRK; translated from the coding sequence ATGTATCGGACCCTCCTCCGTCATTTTCGCCGCTCCACCTCTACCTCCACCGCCGGGACAGCTCATATTCTATCCCTCAAGAGCCAACACCTCCCGCAAAACCCAAATCAATTGATCGCACTCCGATCCTATGCATTCACTTCCGCCGAAGAAGCCGCGGCAGAGCGCCGTCGGAGAAAGCGCAGGATGCGAATCGAGCCTCCGATGTGGGCCCTCCGCCGCGACCCTCCATCCCATTCCCAGCAGGGTAGTGCCCCGAAAGGTCCTCCGATGCCTGACAGCACCTCAGCCCTAACCGGTCCTCGGCTGAACCTCCACAACCGCGTTCAATCCCTAATTCGCGCCGGGGATCTCGATTCTGCCTCTGCCATAGCTCGCCACGCTGTTTTTTCCAATGTCCGACCCACTGTCTTCACCTGCAACGCCATCATCGCGGCTATGAACCGCGCCGGTCGCTACACTGACTCGAAGAACCTCTTCCAATACTTTTTCAAGCAATCAAGTATTATCCCCAATATTGTCTCGTACAACAATCTTGTCCTTTCCCATTTCGGAAACGGGGACGTTGAGGAGGCAACCAATGTTTATCACCTTATTTACCAGGAAGCCCCTTTTTTGCCCTCGTCTTTTACTTATCGCCACCTTACAAAGGGACTTATTGATGCTGGCCGAATCGATGAGGCCGTCAGTTTCCTCAGGGATATGTTAGCTAAAGGTCAAGGTGCGGACTCGTTAGTGTATAATAATGTAATTTATGGGTTTCTCGAATTGGGCAATTTAGAtagagcaaatgaattttttgaagagTTACAAGAGAGGTGTTTGGTTTATGATGGGGTCGTTAGTGCGACATTTATGGACTGGTTTTTTAAGCAGGGGAGGGAGAAGGAGGCCATGGAGGCGTACAAGTATTTGATGAATAAGCAATTCAGAATGATCCCTGCTACTTGCAATGTGCTTTTGGAGGTATTAGTGAGGCATGGGAAGGAAAAGGAGGCTTGGGATTTGTTTAATAATATGTTGGATAATCATACTCCTCCCACTTTTCAGGCTGTGAATTCGGATACCTTTAATATTATGGTGAATGAGTGTTTTAGGTTAGGGAAGGTTTCGGAGGCCATGGAAGTGTTTAAGAAGGTTGGTAAGGCAGAAAAGTCGAGGCCTTTTGCCATGGACGTGGCGGGGTTTAATAATATGATTGTGAGGTTATGTGAGGTTGAGAAGTTGGAGGAGGCTGAGGGTTATTTTGTGCAGCTGCAGAGTAAGTCTCTGTCACCAGATGTTACGACCTTTAGGACTTTCATTGATGCTTATATTAAGGCGGGCAAGGTGGGTGAAACTTTGGAGAAGTATAGGATGATGGTGGTGGCTGGCCTTAGGGTCATTCCCGCTTATGCTAATAAATGGTttagtttcttgattgaaaaaggGAAAGTGGAGGAGTGCGTGCCTATTCTGATGAAGATGTGTGAGAGAGAACCGAAACCTGATGTTACAACTTTTGAGATTGTGATCAGGGGGCTCTGCGGAGTCGGTGAACTGGAGGCCTGCTCTTATGTGGTAACTCAGATGATTACCTTTGGTGTTGGTGTCACCCCTGCGCTCAAGGAATTTCTGTTGCATGTTTTTGAGAAAGAGGGAAGGCTTGAGGTTATCGAGAGAATTGTAAATGCAAGATTTCCATTTTATCCACCCCCACAGGTGCCAGCATCCCAAATGCCCGGACAGGTGCCAGCATGGCGGGTACCATTAGCAACCCCTCAGTCGGGAATGACATCATTTTCCCTGTCTCCTCAAATTCCAACACAGGTACCTCCTGCAGGCCCACAAAGCCCTTGGCAGTCCTCTGTTTCACCTCAACTGCCCAGCCAAGCGGCAGCAGGTGCTACTCAGATGTCGTGGCAGGCTTCTGCTTCTTCTGAAATGCCAGGACAATCACCGGCAGGGGCATCTCAAATGCCAGTGCAGGCTTCATTTACTGCTCAAGCTCCTAGAGCTGCTCAAGGGCCATGGCGGGCTTCTGTTTCCTCTCACAATCCAGGGCAAACATCTCCAGCAGCTTCTCAAATGCCATGGCAAGCATCATCCGCTGCTCAAACTCAAGCTCCTAGAACGTCAGAAATGCCATGGCAGGCTTCAGTTTATTCTCGAATGCCTGAGCACGCATCATTTCCTTCTCACTCCCCAGGAAACGCCCCAGGAGCTTCTCAAATGCAGTGGCAACAACCACCCGGAGCTTCTCAGATGCAATGGCACACATCGTCTCCACAAGCACCAGGAGCTTCTCATGTGCCATGGCAGACTTCATCTTCTCCACAAGCACAAGGAGCTTCTCCGATGACATGGCAGGCATCATCTTCTCCACAAGCACCGGCATCTTCTCAGATGTCACGGCAGACGGCATCTTCTGCACAAGCAACAGGAGCTGCTCAGATGCCATGGCAGACATCATCTTCTCCACAGATGCCTGAACAAGCAGCAGCACCTTCTCAAATGCCAGAACAGGTAGTAACACATCAAATGAGGAAATAA
- the LOC113763036 gene encoding uncharacterized protein LOC113763036: MKSFSFVSLMPDPKARLYLCSLFVTASLICCVYVIGTAFLAKDDIIFSGFGMNDTQHDAQVDKCKEKCRPLGSEALPEGIVSRTSNLEMRPLWGKINEKRKVKHSVNLLAIPVGIKQKELVNQMVEKFLGNNFVVMLFHYDGIVDEWNDLDWSGRVIHVAATNQTKWWFAKRFLHPDIVSEYDYIFLWDEDLGVENFHPGRYLSIVKEEDLEISQPALDAAKSKVHHQITARRRKSRVHRRFFKFKGGGRCFSNSTAPPCVGWVEMMAPVFSRAAWRCAWYMIQNDLIHGWGLDMQLGYCAQGDRTRKVGVVDSEYIVHMGLPTLGGVLGGHKLTDESPESSTQTENLADSDTLATSVLNEFDNRSAVRRQSYIEMRIFRRRWNKAVKADQCWVDPYNNQVQQTVH, from the exons GTTTCACTCATGCCAGATCCAAAAGCTAGATTGTATTTATGCAGCCTCTTTGTCACTGCTTCTTTGATTTGTTGCGTATACGTCATTGGAACTGCATTCCTTGCAAAGGATGACATA ATATTTTCTGGATTCGGAATGAATGACACACAGCATGATGCACAGGTTGACAAATGCAAG GAAAAGTGTCGGCCACTTGGTAGTGAGGCATTGCCAGAAGGAATTGTATCTAGAACTTCTAACTTGGAAATGCGCCCTTTATGGGGGAAAATTAACGAAAAG AGAAAGGTTAAACATTCAGTAAATTTGTTGGCTATACCAGTTGGAATTAAGCAGAAAGAATTGGTGAACCAAATGGTTGAGAAG TTTCTGGGAAACAACTTTGTTGTCATGCTTTTTCATTATGATGGTATTGTGGATGAGTGGAATGATTTGGACTGGAGTGGTCGGGTCATACATGTCGCTGCCACTAATCAAACAAAATG GTGGTTTGCAAAACGTTTCCTACATCCAGATATAGTTTCCGAGTATGATTACATCTTTTTGTGGGATGAAGACCTTGgagttgaaaattttcatccaGGAAG GTACTTGTCGATTGTTAAAGAAGAAGATCTTGAAATTTCGCAGCCTGCATTGGATGCTGCTAAATCAAAGGTTCATCACCAAATCACTGCACGCAGGAGGAAATCGAGAGTGCACAG GAGGTTCTTTAAGTTCAAAGGTGGAGGAAGGTGTTTTAGCAACAGCACAGCTCCTCCTTGTGTTGG TTGGGTGGAGATGATGGCTCCTGTATTCTCTAGAGCAGCCTGGCGTTGTGCCTGGTACATGATTCAG AATGACTTGATCCATGGATGGGGCCTGGATATGCAGCTTGGTTATTGTGCGCAG GGTGATAGGACAAGGAAAGTTGGTGTGGTCGACTCAGAGTATATAGTTCACATGGGTCTTCCTACACTAGGTGGTGTTTTAGGTGGACACAAG CTGACTGATGAATCTCCTGAATCTTCCACACAAACAGAGAATTTAGCAGACTCGGATACTTTG GCAACTTCTGTACTCAATGAGTTTGACAACAGATCTGCT GTCAGAAGACAATCCTACATTGAGATGAGAATTTTTAGGAGGAGATGGAATAAAGCTGTCAAGGCAGATCAATGTTGGGTTGATCCGTATAATAATCAAGTACAGCAGACAGTTCATTAG
- the LOC113762303 gene encoding uncharacterized protein LOC113762303, translating to MAMQKSRGEKDDVENRLATTASVKDSSVSLLRVISVLIIFVVGVVIGLVSSSHIDSYFRIQQFYTNRAPVFDDRNCTIVINTCETEDCLSMKSFIRPKNLTHGLSDEELFWRASLVPKKEEFPFNRVPKVAFMFLTRGPLPLLPLWERFFKGEDKKKYSIYVHAQPGFQLNVPNSSVFYRRQIPSRRVEWGTVSLVDAEKRLLANALLDFSNERFILLSESCIPVYNFPAVYRYLTGSMHSFVQSYDDPSRYGRGRYSRRMQPRIRLADWRKGSQWFELNRYLAAIVVAETKYYSIFKKHCRPSCYPDEHYLPTFLHKFYGAMNANRTVTYVDWSVIAPHPGTFTAVNVTEGFIRSIRNNGTACSYNLKSTTNVCYLFARKFTPDALEPLLNLSSEVMRY from the exons ATGGCGATGCAGAAGAGCCGAGGAGAGAAGGATGATGTAGAGAATAGGTTAGCAACTACAGCATCGGTGAAAGATTCATCAGTAAGTCTATTAAGGGTTATTTCAGTTTTGATCATTTTTGTAGTAGGGGTAGTGATCGGGCTGGTTTCAAGTTCCCACATTGATAGCTACTTTAGAATCCAGCAATTTTATACCAATAGGGCTCCGGTGTTTGATGATAGAAATTGCACAATTGTGATTAACACTTGTGAAACAGAGGATTGTTTGAGCATGAAAAGTTTTATCAGGCCTAAGAATTTGACTCATGGTTTGTCTGATgaggagttgttttggagggcTTCATTGGTGCCTAAGAAGGAGGAGTTCCCATTTAATAGAGTTCCAAAGGTAGCTTTTATGTTCTTGACTAGAGGGCCATTGCCGCTTTTGCCGTTGTGGGAGAGGTTTTTTAAAGGAGAGGATAAAAAGAAGTACTCAATTTATGTGCACGCTCAACCGGGGTTCCAGCTCAATGTGCCTAATTCCTCAGTTTTCTACAGACGACAGATTCCAAGTCGG CGTGTTGAATGGGGAACAGTATCCCTCGTTGATGCAGAAAAACGGCTTTTAGCCAATGCATTGCTTGACTTTTCCAACGAACGTTTTATTCTTCTCTCTGAGAGTTGTATCCCTGTGTATAATTTCCCAGCTGTCTACAGATACCTTACTGGGTCCATGCATAGTTTTGTTCAGTCATATGATGATCCCTCTCGTTATGGCCGTGGCCGTTACAGCCGTCGGATGCAGCCACGTATTAGGCTTGCAGATTGGAGAAAAGGGTCCCAGTGGTTTGAGCTTAACCGCTACTTGGCTGCTATTGTTGTAGCAGAAACAAAATACTACTCAATCTTTAAGAAACATTGCAGGCCTTCTTGTTATCCAGATGAGCACTACCTCCCAACATTCCTTCACAAGTTTTATGGAGCCATGAATGCAAACCGAACGGTGACTTATGTTGATTGGTCTGTAATTGCACCACATCCTGGGACGTTTACTGCAGTTAATGTTACGGAAGGCTTTATTCGATCAATAAGGAACAACGGGACAGCATGTTCTTACAATTTAAAAAGTACGACAAATGTTTGTTACCTCTTTGCACGAAAATTTACTCCCGATGCTTTGGAGCCTTTATTGAATCTCAGTTCGGAAGTGATGAGATATTGA